A region from the Pelobates fuscus isolate aPelFus1 chromosome 3, aPelFus1.pri, whole genome shotgun sequence genome encodes:
- the LOC134601060 gene encoding uncharacterized protein LOC134601060, with protein sequence MEETELENKTQQIEMKRLFDGGTDTIKAKEETVEQATQDHKTVKIWGNEENRDLEEISETIETVTKRKRLNSEERESENIRKGSESGINPWAYHEEKHESGLDRVVIEEEASSEEMEDSSGEDDRLMSSESSTQEQIESPPVCDSCGVVMETQEPSMTQQVLCAEGTVKQIYPLPPGQPLLQREKVFFHLSVKEQQETMQRLKDLQREAEMKCASDRRRQMLRFQERLSIARIRKSQEDLLGTSPSASPLLSPEPSPQGDTEHQKTAVREHLERVKRERTNIMQTKRERNTSTFRELLDPVLTRSECEDGGAGLRGTEGV encoded by the exons ATGGAAGAGACTGAGCTCGAAAATAAAACACAGCAAATTGAGATGAAGAGACTGTTTGATGGTGGAACAGATACAATAAAGGCAAAAGAAGAAACAGTAGAACAAGCTACGCAGGACCATAAAACAGTGAAGATTTGGGGGAATGAAGAGAACAGAGATTTGGAAGAGATAAGTGAAACAATAGAAACAGTAACTAAGAGGAAGAGACTTAATTCTGAAGAAAGGGAGAGTGAGAATATTCGAAAAGGAAGTGAAAGTGGGATCAACCCCTGGGCTTATCATGAAGAGAAACATGAGAGTGGATTGGATAGGGTAGTAATTGAAGAGGAGGCATCTTCAGAAGAAATGGAAGATAGCAGTGGAGAAGATGATAGACTGATGAGCAGTGAATCTAGCACTCAGGAACAAATAGAGTCACCTCCTGTGTGTGACTCTTGTGGAGTGGTGATGGAGACACAGGAACCATCAATGACCCAACAG GTACTGTGTGCAGAGGGCACTGTAAAGCAGATATACCCCTTGCCACCAGGACAACCCCTGCTACAGCGTGAGAAAGTGTTCTTTCACTTATCAGTAAAGGAGCAGCAGGAAACCATGCAAAGGCTAAAGGACCTGCAGAGGGAGGCAGAGATGAAGTGTGCTAGTGACAGGAGGAGGCAAATGCTACGG TTTCAAGAGAGACTGTCCATTGCCAGAATCAGAAAATCACAGGAAGATCTTTTGGGAACCTCTCCGAGTGcatcccctctcctgtccccagAACCATCGCCCCAG ggTGATACAGAGCATCAAAAGACAGCAGTAAGAGAGCATCTAGAAAGGGTTAAACGAGAGCGTACGAACATCATGCAGACAAAGAGAGAAAG GAACACAAGCACCTTCAGAGAGCTACTGGATCCTGTACTGACCAGGAGTGAATGTGAGGATGGAGGAGCAGGACTCAGAGGAACAGAAGGGGTTTAA